A window of the Zootoca vivipara chromosome 14, rZooViv1.1, whole genome shotgun sequence genome harbors these coding sequences:
- the NDUFAB1 gene encoding acyl carrier protein, mitochondrial — MAARVLLLSSTCLRRRCCSGSRGFFSASSSPLGRLSLPLPPASRLNCLAPLQPPGPARLTPQVSGTLLQLCRHYSEMPPLTLDNIKDRVLYVLKLYDKIDPEKLSVTSHFMKDLGLDSLDQVEIIMAMEDEFGFEIPDVEAEKLMCPQEIVDYIADKQDVYE, encoded by the exons ATGGCGGCCCGTGTCCTCCTGCTCTCCTCCACTTGCCTCCGCCGCCGGTGCTGCAGCGGGAGCCGCGGCTTcttctccgcctcctcctccccgctcGGACGTCTCAGCCTCCCGCTACCGCCCGCCTCCCGCCTCAACTGCTTGGCCCCCCTCCAGCCGCCGGGACCCGCCAGGCTGACGCCGCAG GTCTCTGGAACGTTGCTTCAATTATGTCGTCATTACTCTGAGATGCCTCCTTTGACCCTGGATAACATCAAAGATCGAGTTCTTTATGTCCTGAAACTGTATGATAAGATAGATCCAGAAAAA CTCTCGGTAACTTCCCACTTCATGAAAGACCTGGGCTTGGACAGCCTGGACCAAGTGGAGATCATCATGGCAATGGAAGATGAATTTG GATTTGAAATCCCTGATGTGGAAGCAGAGAAGCTGATGTGTCCGCAAGAGATTGTAGATTACATTGCCGATAAGCAGGACGTGTACGAATAA